In a single window of the Streptomyces sp. NBC_00353 genome:
- a CDS encoding SGNH/GDSL hydrolase family protein codes for MARRIAAGAAYGGGSIGLLGAAAVGVVLAEVQLAKRQVGGGIAPVPPSADGRYGVAFTGPAEPLLLGLLGDSTAAGQGVRRAGQTPGALLASGLAAVSERPVDLRNVAQPGARSDDLERQVSVLLADTSRTPDVCVIMIGANDVTHRMPATHSVRCLTTAVRRLRTTGAEVVVGTCPDLGTIEPVYQPLRWLARRASRQLAAAQTIGSVEQGGRTVSLGDLLGPEFEANPRELFGPDNYHPSAEGYATAAMALLPTLCAVLGLWPESDRLDGSRREDMLPVAKAASQAAREAGTEVTGARAPWALLKHRRRRRLPTATEPQPEPQPQSKSKSEPLARSHPYPDGQHPDGQYPDAALPDGQHPAGNHPDVHPGGDAGTDPAPRHA; via the coding sequence GTGGCACGGCGGATCGCGGCAGGGGCCGCCTACGGCGGCGGCAGTATCGGACTGCTCGGTGCGGCGGCGGTGGGCGTGGTGCTGGCGGAGGTCCAGCTGGCGAAGCGGCAGGTGGGTGGCGGTATCGCACCCGTCCCGCCGAGTGCCGACGGGCGGTACGGGGTGGCCTTCACCGGTCCGGCAGAGCCTTTGCTGCTCGGTCTGCTCGGCGACTCCACCGCGGCCGGCCAGGGCGTGCGCAGGGCCGGACAGACCCCCGGGGCGCTGCTCGCCTCGGGTCTCGCGGCGGTCTCCGAGCGTCCGGTGGATCTGCGGAATGTCGCGCAGCCGGGGGCCCGGTCGGACGATCTGGAGCGGCAGGTGTCGGTGCTGCTGGCCGACACGTCCCGTACGCCGGACGTCTGCGTGATCATGATCGGGGCGAACGATGTGACACACCGGATGCCCGCCACCCATTCGGTGCGGTGCCTGACCACCGCTGTGCGCAGGCTGCGCACGACGGGCGCGGAGGTGGTTGTCGGCACGTGCCCTGATCTCGGCACGATCGAGCCGGTCTACCAGCCGTTGCGCTGGCTGGCCCGGCGGGCGAGCCGCCAACTGGCCGCCGCCCAGACGATCGGTTCGGTGGAGCAGGGCGGGCGCACGGTGTCGCTGGGCGACCTGCTGGGGCCGGAGTTCGAGGCGAACCCGCGCGAACTGTTCGGCCCGGACAACTACCACCCGTCGGCCGAGGGGTACGCGACGGCGGCGATGGCTCTGCTGCCGACCCTGTGCGCCGTGCTGGGGTTGTGGCCGGAGTCCGACCGCCTCGACGGCTCGCGCCGCGAGGACATGCTGCCGGTGGCCAAGGCGGCGTCCCAGGCGGCCCGGGAGGCCGGTACGGAGGTCACGGGGGCGCGGGCGCCCTGGGCCCTGCTCAAGCACCGCAGGCGGCGGCGTCTGCCGACGGCCACGGAGCCGCAGCCGGAGCCTCAGCCGCAGTCGAAGTCGAAGTCGGAGCCCCTGGCGCGGTCCCATCCGTATCCGGACGGGCAGCATCCGGACGGGCAGTACCCCGACGCAGCGTTGCCGGACGGGCAGCACCCCGCCGG
- a CDS encoding cystathionine beta-synthase: MQFHDSMISLVGNTPLVRLRSVTAGIEATVLAKVEYFNPGGSVKDRIALRMIEAAEESGALQPGGTIVEPTSGNTGVGLAIVAQQKGYKCIFVCPDKVSTDKINVLRAYGAEVVVCPTAVDPEHPDSYYNVSDRLVRETPGAWKPDQYSNPNNPRSHYETTGPELWEQTDGKITHFVAGVGTGGTITGTGRYLKEVSGGSVKIVGADPEGSVYSGGSGRPYLVEGVGEDFWPSAYDSTVTDEIVAVSDKDSFQMTRRLAKEEGLLVGGSCGMAVVAALEVAQRLGPDDVVVVLLPDSGRGYLSKIFNDEWMADYGFLEDTGPSARVGDVLAHKEGAIPTLVHMHPEETVGEAIDVLREYGVSQMPIVKPGAGHPDVMAAEVIGSVVERELLNALFAQRASLTDPLEKHMSPPLPQVGSGEPVEDLMSVLSGADAADAAIVLVEGKPKGVVSRQDLLSFLAKDAGPKQ; the protein is encoded by the coding sequence GTGCAATTTCACGATTCGATGATCAGTCTCGTTGGCAATACCCCGCTGGTGAGGCTGCGCAGTGTGACGGCCGGCATCGAGGCGACGGTGCTGGCCAAGGTCGAGTACTTCAACCCCGGCGGTTCGGTCAAGGACCGCATCGCCCTGCGCATGATCGAGGCGGCCGAGGAGAGCGGCGCGCTGCAGCCCGGCGGCACGATCGTCGAGCCGACGAGCGGCAACACGGGCGTCGGCCTGGCGATCGTCGCGCAGCAGAAGGGCTACAAGTGCATCTTCGTCTGCCCGGACAAGGTGTCCACGGACAAGATCAATGTGCTGCGCGCGTACGGTGCCGAGGTCGTCGTCTGCCCGACGGCCGTCGACCCCGAGCACCCGGACTCGTACTACAACGTGTCCGACCGGCTGGTCCGTGAGACGCCGGGCGCCTGGAAGCCCGACCAGTACTCGAACCCGAACAACCCGCGCTCGCACTACGAGACCACCGGTCCCGAGCTGTGGGAGCAGACGGACGGGAAGATCACCCACTTCGTGGCGGGCGTGGGCACCGGTGGCACGATCACCGGCACCGGCCGCTATCTGAAGGAGGTCAGCGGCGGCTCGGTCAAGATCGTCGGTGCGGACCCGGAGGGCTCGGTCTACTCCGGCGGCTCCGGACGCCCCTATCTGGTCGAGGGCGTCGGCGAGGACTTCTGGCCGAGCGCGTACGACAGCACGGTCACGGACGAGATCGTCGCGGTGTCCGACAAGGACTCCTTCCAGATGACCCGCCGGCTCGCCAAGGAGGAGGGCCTGCTCGTCGGCGGTTCCTGCGGCATGGCGGTCGTGGCGGCCCTGGAGGTCGCGCAGCGCCTCGGCCCGGACGACGTGGTCGTCGTACTCCTGCCGGACAGCGGCCGCGGCTACCTGAGCAAGATCTTCAACGACGAGTGGATGGCCGACTACGGCTTCCTGGAGGACACCGGCCCGTCGGCGCGGGTCGGGGACGTACTCGCCCACAAGGAAGGCGCGATCCCGACGCTCGTCCACATGCACCCGGAGGAGACCGTCGGCGAGGCGATCGACGTCCTGCGCGAGTACGGCGTCTCGCAGATGCCGATCGTGAAGCCGGGCGCCGGGCACCCGGACGTGATGGCCGCAGAGGTCATCGGTTCGGTGGTGGAGCGGGAGCTGCTGAACGCGCTGTTCGCGCAGCGCGCCTCGCTCACCGACCCGCTGGAGAAGCACATGTCGCCGCCGCTGCCGCAGGTCGGCTCGGGCGAACCGGTCGAGGACCTGATGTCGGTGCTCAGCGGTGCGGACGCCGCGGACGCGGCGATCGTCCTGGTGGAGGGCAAGCCGAAGGGTGTCGTGAGCAGGCAGGACCTGCTGTCGTTCCTGGCGAAGGACGCCGGTCCGAAGCAGTAG
- a CDS encoding helix-turn-helix transcriptional regulator has product MDGDLGDFLRSRRARIQPEDVGLQAYGRRRVPGLRREEVAQLAGVSVDYYIRLEQGRGPSVSDAVLDAIARVLRLDETELAYLHTVARPSTKARGDRPAAAQRVRPGLRLLLDTIDRAPAFILGRRMDVLAWNTLGDAVVGFSRMPAAARNMPRQVFLEPAARELYPEWAAVAAETVSHLRLDAGLHPTDRQLATLVGELSLRSEDFRRLWADHQVKAKTYGVKRIQHPVAGELTLPYETLALPGDPDQSLVVYTPEPDTETAERIALLASWAAAPAG; this is encoded by the coding sequence ATGGATGGGGACCTCGGAGACTTTCTCCGCTCGCGACGCGCACGGATTCAGCCCGAGGACGTAGGACTGCAGGCATACGGCCGACGCCGGGTCCCGGGGCTGCGCCGCGAGGAGGTCGCACAGCTCGCGGGCGTGAGCGTCGACTACTACATCCGGCTGGAACAGGGACGCGGACCGAGCGTCTCGGACGCGGTGCTCGACGCGATCGCCCGGGTGCTGCGGCTGGACGAGACGGAGCTGGCGTATCTGCACACCGTGGCCCGGCCGAGCACGAAGGCACGCGGCGATCGGCCGGCTGCCGCGCAGCGGGTACGGCCCGGGCTGCGGCTGTTGCTGGACACCATCGACCGGGCCCCCGCGTTCATCCTGGGCCGCCGCATGGACGTGCTGGCCTGGAACACCCTGGGCGACGCCGTCGTCGGTTTCTCCCGGATGCCCGCCGCCGCGCGCAACATGCCGCGCCAGGTGTTCCTGGAACCGGCGGCGCGCGAGCTGTACCCGGAGTGGGCGGCAGTGGCGGCGGAGACGGTCTCGCATCTGCGGCTGGATGCCGGGCTGCACCCGACGGACAGACAGCTCGCCACGCTGGTCGGCGAGCTGTCGTTGCGGAGTGAGGACTTCCGGCGGCTGTGGGCGGACCACCAGGTCAAGGCGAAGACGTACGGGGTCAAGCGCATCCAGCATCCCGTGGCGGGCGAACTGACGCTTCCGTACGAGACGCTGGCGCTGCCCGGCGACCCCGACCAGTCACTGGTCGTCTATACGCCGGAGCCGGACACCGAGACTGCCGAGCGGATCGCGCTCCTCGCGAGCTGGGCGGCCGCGCCCGCCGGATGA
- a CDS encoding SDR family oxidoreductase — MSYETLAGRTAVVTGAASGMGASIALLLAARGARVALLARRADRLEEVAAKVTAEGGEALVVAADVTDQTSVDAAAERVHNAYGEVDLVVNAAGVMLPNPVDEGRTDEWKRMLDTNVAGALRIIRAFTPDLVAAASEGRTADLVNISSIGAHIAFPNYAVYGATKAALSYLSASLRTEFGPRDVRVTNIEPGLTDTELGSHIDNAELSGQLDGMFDALGSLSGDDIADLVAYTTSRPRHVNLRQLIVLPTRQA, encoded by the coding sequence ATGTCGTACGAGACCCTCGCCGGCCGCACCGCTGTCGTCACCGGAGCCGCCAGCGGCATGGGCGCCTCCATCGCCCTCCTGCTCGCCGCCCGGGGAGCCAGGGTGGCGCTGCTGGCCCGGCGGGCGGACCGATTGGAAGAAGTGGCCGCCAAGGTCACCGCGGAGGGCGGCGAAGCCCTCGTCGTGGCGGCGGACGTCACCGACCAGACATCCGTCGACGCGGCTGCCGAGCGTGTCCACAACGCCTACGGCGAGGTCGACCTGGTGGTCAACGCGGCCGGAGTGATGCTGCCGAACCCGGTGGACGAGGGCCGCACGGACGAGTGGAAGCGGATGCTCGACACCAATGTGGCGGGCGCGCTGCGGATCATCCGTGCCTTCACCCCCGACCTGGTGGCGGCCGCCTCCGAGGGCCGCACCGCCGACCTGGTGAACATCTCGTCGATCGGCGCGCACATCGCGTTCCCCAACTACGCCGTGTACGGGGCGACGAAGGCGGCACTCAGCTACCTGTCGGCGTCCCTGCGCACGGAGTTCGGCCCGCGCGACGTCCGTGTCACGAACATCGAGCCGGGCCTCACCGACACGGAGCTGGGGAGCCACATCGACAACGCGGAGCTGTCCGGCCAGCTGGACGGCATGTTCGACGCGCTGGGCTCCCTGTCCGGGGACGACATCGCCGACCTGGTCGCCTACACCACCAGTCGCCCGCGCCACGTCAACCTGCGCCAGCTGATCGTGCTCCCCACACGCCAGGCGTAA
- a CDS encoding purine-cytosine permease family protein: MADSLVERRSIDVVPDDERHGKAFSQFTLWLGANLQITAVVSGALAVIFGGGAFWSLIGLLVGNVLGGAVMSLHSAQGPRLGLPQMISSRAQFGVRGAVVPLLLVVVMYVGFFASGSVLAGQAVGELTHLGQTPGILVFAVVTALMAAIGYRVVHVLGRVASVVCALAFVYLGIRLLDRIDLGAALADRAFDLPMFLLAVSIAASWQLAFGPYVADYSRYLPRHTSARATFWWTLAGTTLGSQWSMAFGVLVAASAGEAFLDDQVSYVVSLGGTGLIASLLYFVIALGKLTINVLNTYGGFMSMVTGISGFRGQRALSQRGRSAYIAVIMIAGTAVALLGKDTFLTSFKDFLLFLLTFFTPWSAINLVDYYLISRERYDIPALSDPNGRYGAWRWDALSVYAVGIVAQLPFLATTFYTGPLVEPLGGADISWVIGLLVPALLYWLLARRDTAHIPTATITSPDRVPAG; this comes from the coding sequence ATGGCCGACTCTCTCGTGGAGCGCCGCTCGATCGACGTCGTACCGGACGACGAACGGCACGGCAAAGCGTTCTCCCAGTTCACCCTCTGGCTCGGTGCGAACCTCCAGATCACCGCAGTGGTCAGCGGCGCGCTCGCGGTCATCTTCGGCGGCGGCGCCTTCTGGTCCCTGATCGGCCTGCTGGTGGGCAATGTGCTCGGCGGAGCGGTGATGTCGCTGCACTCGGCGCAAGGCCCCCGGCTGGGCCTGCCCCAGATGATCTCCAGCCGGGCACAGTTCGGGGTGCGGGGCGCGGTCGTGCCGCTGCTCCTCGTCGTCGTGATGTACGTCGGCTTCTTCGCCAGCGGCAGCGTGCTGGCCGGCCAGGCGGTCGGCGAGCTCACCCACCTCGGGCAGACCCCCGGCATCCTCGTCTTCGCCGTGGTCACCGCGCTGATGGCGGCGATCGGCTACCGGGTCGTGCACGTCCTCGGCCGGGTCGCCAGCGTGGTCTGTGCACTGGCCTTCGTCTATCTCGGTATCCGGCTGCTGGACCGGATCGATCTCGGCGCCGCCCTTGCCGACCGCGCCTTCGACCTGCCGATGTTCCTGCTCGCGGTGTCGATCGCGGCGTCCTGGCAACTGGCGTTCGGGCCCTACGTCGCGGACTACTCGCGCTACCTGCCGCGCCACACGAGCGCCCGCGCCACCTTCTGGTGGACGCTGGCCGGCACGACGCTCGGCTCCCAGTGGTCCATGGCCTTCGGCGTGCTGGTCGCGGCATCCGCGGGCGAGGCGTTCCTCGACGACCAGGTCAGCTACGTGGTCTCGCTGGGCGGCACCGGCCTGATCGCCTCACTGCTCTACTTCGTGATCGCGCTCGGCAAGCTGACCATCAACGTGCTGAACACCTACGGCGGGTTCATGTCGATGGTGACCGGCATCAGCGGCTTCCGCGGGCAGCGGGCGCTCTCGCAGCGCGGCCGCTCGGCGTACATCGCCGTCATCATGATCGCGGGCACGGCGGTCGCCCTGCTCGGCAAGGACACCTTCCTCACCTCGTTCAAGGACTTCCTGCTGTTCCTGCTGACCTTCTTCACCCCGTGGTCGGCGATCAACCTCGTCGACTACTACCTGATTTCGCGCGAGCGGTACGACATCCCGGCCCTGTCCGACCCCAACGGCCGCTACGGCGCCTGGCGCTGGGACGCACTGTCGGTGTACGCGGTGGGCATCGTCGCCCAGCTCCCCTTCCTGGCGACGACCTTCTACACCGGACCGCTGGTGGAGCCGCTGGGCGGCGCGGACATCTCCTGGGTGATCGGCCTGCTCGTACCGGCCCTGCTGTACTGGCTGCTCGCCCGCCGCGACACGGCACACATCCCGACGGCCACGATCACCTCGCCGGACCGGGTTCCGGCCGGCTGA
- a CDS encoding ABC transporter substrate-binding protein, which translates to MTHQPHSTTRRSLLGGLLAAAAVPALAACSSGITSLDGQGGGSSSGAGSSAGGITIGTANFTENQVLGYLYAEALQAAGVKTKVRANLGTREILIPALEGGDIDLLPEYQGALLHYLDPKAKATEEGEMQNALAIALPKGLQILPYGMAEDSDAFVVTPRTARKYGLSSLADLAKQNGKLVIGAAPEVKKRTVGAVGLKDVYGVEFKEFKSLDSSGPLVKGALKKGDVDVANLFTTDTDIAAEGWVVLTDPKNLIPGQHVVPLIADRAADSTVRKALARLGATLTTKDLTELNRLVDKDKKDPEDVAHDWAAAHGLIQK; encoded by the coding sequence ATGACCCACCAGCCCCACAGCACCACCCGCCGCTCCCTGCTGGGCGGCCTCCTCGCCGCGGCCGCCGTACCCGCACTCGCGGCCTGCAGCAGCGGCATCACCTCGCTCGACGGCCAGGGCGGAGGCAGCAGCAGCGGCGCCGGCTCCAGCGCCGGCGGCATCACCATCGGCACGGCCAACTTCACCGAGAACCAGGTGCTCGGCTACCTGTACGCCGAAGCCCTGCAGGCCGCCGGAGTCAAGACAAAGGTCCGCGCCAACCTGGGTACCCGCGAGATCCTCATCCCCGCCCTCGAGGGCGGGGACATCGATCTCCTCCCCGAGTACCAGGGCGCCCTCCTGCACTACCTCGACCCGAAGGCGAAGGCGACCGAGGAGGGCGAGATGCAGAACGCCCTGGCCATCGCCCTCCCCAAGGGCCTCCAGATCCTGCCGTACGGCATGGCCGAGGACTCGGACGCCTTCGTGGTCACCCCGAGGACCGCCAGGAAATACGGCCTGTCCTCCCTCGCCGACCTGGCGAAGCAGAACGGAAAGCTCGTCATCGGCGCGGCCCCCGAGGTGAAGAAGCGGACGGTCGGGGCGGTCGGCCTGAAGGACGTGTACGGAGTCGAGTTCAAGGAGTTCAAGTCGCTCGACTCCTCCGGACCACTGGTCAAGGGGGCCCTGAAGAAGGGCGACGTCGACGTCGCCAACCTCTTCACCACCGACACGGACATCGCCGCCGAGGGCTGGGTGGTCCTCACCGACCCCAAGAACCTGATCCCCGGCCAGCACGTGGTTCCCCTGATCGCGGACCGCGCGGCGGACTCCACGGTCCGCAAGGCACTGGCCCGATTGGGCGCGACGCTCACGACGAAGGACCTCACGGAGCTGAACCGCCTGGTGGACAAGGACAAGAAGGACCCGGAGGACGTGGCGCACGACTGGGCCGCGGCGCACGGCCTGATACAGAAGTAA
- a CDS encoding ABC transporter permease, with translation MYELFANLGTWLTDAEQWQGPDGIAHRLAEHLQYSLLATLIATVIALPIGLLIGHTGRGAFLAINLSSFGRALPTVGLVVLVFLASGLSMTPVYVALVALAVPSIVTNTYAGMTAVDPEVKDAARGQGMRGHQILWQVELPLALPLIMTGLRLALIQVVATATVAAYVSFGGLGRYVFDGLAQRDLVQVLGGAVLVAVVAVALDLALSGLQRILFRHRTA, from the coding sequence ATGTACGAACTCTTCGCGAACCTCGGCACCTGGCTGACCGACGCCGAACAGTGGCAGGGCCCGGACGGCATCGCGCACCGTCTTGCCGAGCACCTCCAGTACTCGCTCCTCGCCACCTTGATCGCGACGGTGATCGCGCTCCCGATCGGCCTGCTCATCGGCCACACGGGGCGCGGCGCGTTCCTCGCCATCAACCTCTCGTCGTTCGGCCGGGCGCTCCCCACGGTCGGCCTGGTGGTGCTGGTCTTCCTGGCCAGCGGCCTGTCGATGACCCCGGTGTACGTGGCGCTGGTCGCCCTCGCCGTCCCGTCGATCGTCACCAACACCTACGCCGGGATGACCGCCGTCGACCCGGAGGTGAAGGACGCCGCCCGCGGCCAGGGCATGCGTGGCCACCAGATCCTGTGGCAGGTGGAACTCCCCCTCGCCCTCCCCCTGATCATGACCGGCCTGCGCCTCGCCCTGATCCAGGTCGTCGCCACCGCCACGGTCGCCGCGTACGTCAGCTTCGGCGGCCTCGGCCGGTACGTCTTCGACGGCCTGGCCCAGCGCGACCTCGTCCAGGTACTGGGCGGCGCGGTCCTGGTGGCGGTCGTGGCCGTCGCCCTGGACCTGGCCCTGTCCGGACTGCAGCGCATCCTCTTCCGCCACCGCACCGCCTGA
- a CDS encoding ABC transporter permease translates to MTIDWSWISDHASDLVTLTVSHLQAALTAVLLGLLISLPLAVLAHRVRPLRGFLLGLSNILFTIPSIAVFVLLLPVSGLTRTTTVIGLTVYTLVVLLRNTVEGLDSVPARTREAAKAMGTRPLRILLTVELPLALPVIMAGVRIATVMSISLVSVATYIGDGGLGQLFTDGFQRNFPTPVVVGIALTLLLALVADAALVAVQYVLTPWKRKQRA, encoded by the coding sequence ATGACCATCGACTGGTCGTGGATCTCCGACCACGCGAGCGACCTCGTCACCCTCACCGTCTCCCACCTCCAGGCCGCCCTGACCGCCGTGCTCCTCGGCCTGCTGATCTCGCTCCCGCTGGCCGTCCTGGCCCACCGGGTACGGCCCCTGCGCGGCTTCCTCCTGGGCCTGTCGAACATCCTCTTCACGATCCCGTCCATCGCGGTCTTCGTCCTTCTCCTGCCGGTGTCGGGCCTGACCCGCACCACCACGGTGATCGGCCTGACCGTCTACACACTGGTCGTGCTCCTCCGAAACACGGTCGAGGGCCTGGACTCGGTCCCGGCGCGCACCAGGGAGGCCGCCAAAGCGATGGGCACCCGCCCGTTGCGCATCCTGCTCACCGTCGAACTCCCCCTCGCCCTCCCCGTGATCATGGCGGGCGTACGGATCGCCACGGTCATGTCGATCTCGCTGGTCAGCGTGGCCACGTACATCGGCGACGGCGGCCTCGGCCAGCTCTTCACCGACGGGTTCCAGCGCAACTTCCCGACCCCGGTGGTCGTCGGCATCGCCCTGACCCTGCTGCTCGCGCTGGTCGCGGACGCGGCGCTGGTGGCCGTGCAATACGTGCTCACCCCCTGGAAGCGGAAGCAGAGGGCCTGA
- a CDS encoding ABC transporter ATP-binding protein produces MIKFDAVNKRFPNGTTAVHELSLTMPEGGITVLVGSSGCGKTTTLRMINRMVDPSSGTITLGGRNILEADAAELRRGIGYVIQQAGLFPHRTILDNIATVPLLLGHGRKRARARAAELLETVGLPADAAKRYPHQLSGGQQQRVGVARALAADPPVLLMDEPFGAVDPVVRTQLQDELLRLQQELNKTIVFVTHDIDEAVRLGDRIAVFRTGGHLVQCAPPAELLARPADDFVADFLGAERGLKLLSLSTLADLPRQPATTVRADEPAPAGRADWQLVVSAKGEPLGWLDPAAAPSGPAGDAPLLPVRPLRDTDSLLSALNESVASPAGLIARVDDTGVLTGVTAREAVHARAGDAHTAAVAAPRPMTAPAGKGSA; encoded by the coding sequence ATGATCAAATTCGACGCAGTGAACAAGCGTTTCCCGAACGGCACGACAGCAGTTCATGAGCTCAGCCTCACCATGCCGGAGGGCGGCATCACCGTCCTGGTCGGTTCGTCCGGCTGCGGCAAGACCACCACTCTCCGCATGATCAACCGTATGGTCGATCCGAGCTCCGGCACGATCACGCTCGGCGGCCGGAACATCCTCGAAGCGGACGCCGCCGAGCTCCGCCGGGGCATCGGATACGTCATCCAGCAGGCCGGGCTCTTTCCGCACCGCACGATCCTCGACAACATCGCCACGGTCCCGCTGCTGCTGGGCCACGGACGCAAGCGCGCCCGGGCCCGCGCGGCCGAGCTGCTGGAGACGGTCGGACTTCCGGCAGACGCCGCCAAGCGCTACCCGCACCAGCTCTCCGGCGGCCAGCAGCAGCGCGTCGGTGTCGCGCGTGCGCTCGCCGCCGATCCGCCGGTGCTGCTGATGGACGAGCCGTTCGGCGCGGTCGACCCCGTCGTCCGGACCCAGCTCCAGGACGAGCTGCTCCGCCTCCAGCAGGAGCTGAACAAGACCATCGTCTTCGTCACCCATGACATCGACGAGGCGGTGCGGCTCGGCGACCGGATCGCCGTCTTCCGTACCGGCGGTCATCTCGTGCAGTGCGCACCGCCCGCCGAACTCCTCGCGCGCCCGGCAGACGACTTCGTCGCCGACTTCCTCGGCGCCGAACGCGGCCTGAAGCTGCTCTCGTTGAGCACGCTCGCGGATCTCCCCCGACAGCCGGCGACGACGGTACGGGCCGACGAACCCGCCCCCGCCGGGCGTGCCGACTGGCAGCTGGTCGTCTCCGCCAAGGGAGAACCCCTCGGCTGGCTGGACCCGGCAGCCGCTCCGTCGGGCCCGGCGGGCGACGCCCCGCTCCTCCCCGTACGGCCGCTGCGCGACACCGACTCGCTGCTCTCCGCGCTGAACGAGTCGGTCGCCTCCCCGGCCGGCCTGATAGCCCGGGTCGACGACACGGGCGTACTGACCGGGGTCACCGCGCGCGAGGCCGTCCACGCACGGGCGGGGGACGCCCACACCGCAGCGGTCGCGGCCCCTCGGCCCATGACGGCTCCGGCCGGAAAGGGCAGCGCATGA
- a CDS encoding aromatic amino acid ammonia-lyase, translated as MSSHMMDSSPFGGWAADQAVSVVELDGQTLPVADVVRIARGTARPVPGVEAMKRVDRSWSAARELAATGRVYGRSTGVGANRNEGVPTEAAADHGLRLLRSHAGAIGDPLPAREVRAMLAVRANQLLAGGAGLRPGVVVGLCEALEAGAHPVVNEFGSVGTGDIAALAQVGLALAGEHPWQGPGAAPEPQSLDNNDALALISSNALTLGQAALGLDELRRLVTATEAVAALSLLAVDGSYEAYAEPVHAARPHPGSYQVAARMRQLLGAPDRPGPPLGRIQDPYGFRCLPQIHGPAQDAADALERVLAVEINAAAENPLICPDAGLNDSPAAYHHGGFYMAQLALALDHFRLAVTQVARLSTSRLSALNEPSFTRLRPFLADGEPAASGVMILEYAAGAALGDLRAFSAPASLGHAVLSRGVEEQASFASLAARQTLRACNAYRQVVACELVSAVRALRLRDLRPDPDLPVGRAFALADSLLDAELADRPLTDDVKAAAGELLDRCTDLWNTGLTGTSRDTGLASTRGTA; from the coding sequence ATGTCGTCCCACATGATGGACTCCTCGCCCTTCGGCGGGTGGGCCGCGGACCAAGCCGTCTCCGTCGTCGAGCTCGACGGCCAGACCCTTCCCGTCGCCGACGTCGTCCGGATCGCCCGTGGTACCGCCCGGCCCGTGCCCGGCGTCGAGGCGATGAAGCGCGTCGACCGGTCCTGGTCCGCAGCCCGGGAGCTCGCCGCGACCGGGCGAGTTTACGGGCGCTCCACCGGGGTCGGCGCCAATCGCAACGAGGGTGTCCCCACCGAGGCCGCCGCCGATCACGGGCTGCGCCTGCTGCGCAGCCACGCCGGGGCCATCGGTGACCCGCTGCCCGCCCGCGAGGTCCGTGCCATGCTCGCCGTGCGCGCCAATCAGCTGCTTGCGGGCGGCGCCGGACTGCGGCCCGGCGTCGTCGTCGGTCTCTGTGAGGCGCTGGAGGCCGGCGCGCACCCGGTGGTCAACGAGTTCGGTTCGGTCGGTACCGGGGACATCGCCGCCCTCGCCCAGGTCGGCCTCGCGCTCGCCGGGGAGCACCCCTGGCAGGGGCCCGGCGCCGCGCCCGAGCCCCAGTCACTCGACAACAACGACGCCCTTGCCCTGATCAGCAGCAATGCCCTCACCCTCGGCCAGGCCGCTCTCGGGCTCGACGAGCTGCGCCGGCTCGTCACCGCCACCGAAGCGGTCGCCGCGCTCTCGCTGCTCGCGGTCGACGGTTCGTACGAGGCGTACGCCGAACCGGTCCACGCCGCCCGTCCGCACCCCGGCTCGTACCAGGTCGCGGCGCGGATGCGGCAGTTGCTCGGCGCCCCCGACCGTCCGGGGCCGCCGCTCGGCCGGATCCAGGACCCGTACGGCTTCCGCTGTCTGCCGCAGATCCACGGCCCGGCGCAGGACGCCGCCGACGCACTCGAGCGTGTCCTCGCCGTCGAGATCAACGCCGCCGCCGAGAACCCGCTGATCTGCCCGGACGCCGGTCTCAACGACAGCCCCGCCGCCTACCACCACGGCGGCTTCTACATGGCCCAACTCGCCCTGGCTCTTGACCACTTCAGGCTTGCGGTCACCCAGGTCGCCCGGCTCTCCACCTCCCGGCTCTCGGCTCTCAACGAGCCGTCCTTCACCCGGCTGCGGCCGTTCCTCGCGGACGGCGAGCCCGCCGCCTCGGGCGTGATGATCCTGGAGTACGCGGCCGGGGCCGCCCTCGGAGACCTGCGGGCGTTCTCCGCGCCCGCCTCGCTCGGGCATGCCGTGCTCTCCCGCGGCGTCGAGGAGCAGGCCAGCTTCGCCTCGCTGGCCGCCCGTCAGACACTGCGCGCCTGCAACGCCTACCGGCAGGTCGTCGCCTGCGAACTCGTTTCCGCCGTACGGGCGTTGCGCCTGCGTGACCTGCGGCCCGATCCTGATCTGCCGGTCGGGCGGGCGTTCGCGCTGGCCGATTCGTTGCTCGACGCCGAGCTCGCGGACCGGCCGCTCACCGATGATGTGAAGGCGGCGGCAGGGGAACTGCTCGACCGCTGCACGGATCTGTGGAACACCGGACTCACCGGAACGAGCCGGGACACCGGACTCGCCAGTACAAGGGGGACAGCATGA